A genomic window from Vitis riparia cultivar Riparia Gloire de Montpellier isolate 1030 chromosome 18, EGFV_Vit.rip_1.0, whole genome shotgun sequence includes:
- the LOC117905766 gene encoding uncharacterized protein LOC117905766, with amino-acid sequence MPVTDTCVLCGGHEEDLMHLFLSCPFALSCWSQVDLIPSVNGVSSFLDWFFMFLTNVDKEVVGRVGSIIWGIWRQRNSLLWNNSASSPTQTVSASLSFLKDWLDARLGSDQKFSNGNANTQVKWSKPSSGMLKCNVDAAIFSEHQTIRLGVILRNEFGSVVGCYSKVVNGVSSPMEAEALGLREAARWLLELRASNVIVELDAKGVYDAFYSKALDRSEFGILIQDCRSLFLDQSFTLCHVKRQANAVADALAKAASSFASPSFWRDAPPLLGAILASDVSISSH; translated from the coding sequence ATGCCTGTGACTGATACGTGTGTACTCTGTGGAGGACATGAAGAGGATTTAATGCATCTTTTTCTCTCCTGTCCGTTTGCTCTTTCATGTTGGTCACAAGTTGACTTGATTCCCTCAGTTAATGGTGTCTCTTCTTTTCTTGACTGGTTTTTCATGTTCCTCACTAATGTTGATAAAGAAGTGGTGGGGCGTGTTGGGTCTATCATTTGGGGTATATGGAGGCAAAGAAACTCATTGTTATGGAATAATAGTGCCTCATCTCCTACTCAAACAGTCTCTGCTAGCTTATCGTTCCTAAAAGACTGGTTAGATGCAAGATTGGGTTCTGATCAAAAGTTTTCTAATGGAAATGCCAACACTCAAGTCAAATGGAGTAAACCTTCCTCGGGAATGTTGAAATGTAATGTGGATGCAGCGATTTTCTCAGAACATCAAACCATCAGGCTGGGTGTGATTCTACGAAATGAATTCGGCTCTGTTGTTGGTTGCTACTCTAAGGTTGTTAATGGTGTGAGTTCTCCTATGGAGGCTGAAGCTTTGGGGTTACGTGAAGCTGCAAGATGGCTATTGGAGCTGCGTGCTTCAAATGTTATAGTAGAATTGGACGCTAAAGGTGTTTATGATGCATTTTACTCTAAAGCTCTTGATAGGTCTGAATTTGGAATACTTATTCAAGACTGTAGATCTCTATTTTTAGATCAAAGTTTTACTCTATGTCATGTGAAAAGGCAAGCTAATGCTGTTGCTGATGCTCTTGCAAAAGCAGCAAGCTCTTTTGCTAGTCCAAGTTTTTGGCGGGATGCTCCACCTCTATTAGGAGCTATCTTAGCCTCTGATGTTTCTATTTCTTCTCATTAA
- the LOC117907221 gene encoding UPF0301 protein MAB_4928c has product MDLWCAHIKNPNLSPLLLRNSFSERPFSCYLAKVGSFRPEDGRLFEIRVASRKASSLVVRAMGKKNHDNSSSSGNGDRSIPEGDSLKGNNPSEGNKSNDTASQKSRQIIVDWREFRAALFAREQAEKADPEAHSQGGTPQEPKPLGLKWAHPIPVPETGCVLVATEKLDGVRSFERTVVLLLRSGTRHPQEGPFGVVINRPLHKKIKHMKPTNLDLATTFADCSLHFGGPLEASMFLLKTGENPKLPGLEEVIPGLCYGARNSLDEAAKLVKQGVLKPQDFRFFVGYAGWQLDQLREEIESDYWYVAACSPNVISGVSAESSSGLWEEVLQLMGGHYSELSRKPKQDM; this is encoded by the exons ATGGATCTGTGGTGCGCTCATATCAAGAACCCCAATCTGAGTCCGCTTCTGCTGCGGAATTCGTTTTCCGAGAGGCCGTTTTCATGCTATTTGGCCAAGGTCGGGAGTTTCAGGCCTGAAGATGGGAGGCTGTTCGAGATCAGGGTTGCTTCGCGCAAGGCTTCCTCGTTGGTTGTGAGAGCCATGGGCAAGAAGAACCATGATAATTCCTCTTCTTCtg GAAATGGCGATCGGTCTATTCCAGAAGGAGATAGCCTGAAAGGAAACAACCCTTCTGAGGGCAACAAATCCAATGACACTGCCTCCCAGAAGTCCCGTCAAATAATTGTGGACTGGAGAGAGTTCAGAGCAGCTCTCTTTGCTCGGGAACAG GCAGAAAAGGCAGATCCTGAGGCTCACAGCCAAGGTGGAACACCCCAAGAGCCTAAACCCCTAGGCCTGAAATGGGCCCATCCTATTCCAGTACCCGAGACTGGCTGTGTTCTCGTTGCCACAGAGAAACTCGATGGGGTACGCTCCTTTGAAAGAACTGTTGTTCTCCTTCTCAGATCTGGAACCAGACACCCACAGGAGGGGCCATTTGGAGTTGTTATTAACCGGCCTCTTCACAAAAAGATCAAACACATGAAGCCCACTAATCTGGATCTGGCAACCACTTTTGCTGATTGTTCCTTGCATTTTGGTGGTCCTCTAGAGGCAAGCatgtttttactaaaaacagGGGAAAACCCAAAACTTCCTGGGCTTGAAGAGGTGATACCTGGCCTCTGTTATGGTGCTCGAAACAGTCTGGATGAAGCTGCAAAACTGGTGAAGCAAGGGGTGCTTAAGCCTCAGGATTTCAGATTCTTTGTTGGATATGCTGGGTGGCAGCTGGATCAGTTGAGAGAGGAGATTGAATCAGACTATTGGTATGTGGCTGCATGTAGCCCAAATGTAATCAGTGGGGTCTCAGCAGAGTCTTCATCTGGTCTATGGGAGGAGGTTTTGCAGCTAATGGGTGGTCATTACTCTGAACTGAGCCGGAAGCCCAAGCAAGATATGTAG